The following proteins come from a genomic window of Corallococcus sp. NCRR:
- a CDS encoding GPW/gp25 family protein, with product MADRFLQHPFRFGAQGGVAVIDDADKHLRDKILAVLFTAPGERVNRPDFGVGLNRAVFDELNDLTIGALEFRISQSLRRDIGDEILVDGVDVEASPEDGELWVKIAFRRRTDRLPRNLEVRL from the coding sequence ATGGCCGATCGCTTCCTCCAGCATCCATTCCGGTTCGGCGCCCAGGGCGGGGTCGCCGTCATCGATGACGCGGACAAGCACCTGCGCGACAAGATCCTCGCGGTCCTGTTCACCGCGCCGGGCGAGCGCGTGAACCGGCCGGACTTCGGCGTGGGCCTCAACCGCGCTGTCTTCGACGAGCTCAATGACCTGACGATTGGAGCGCTGGAGTTCCGCATCTCGCAGTCGCTCCGCCGTGACATCGGCGATGAAATCCTGGTGGACGGCGTGGACGTGGAGGCTTCGCCCGAGGACGGGGAGCTGTGGGTGAAGATCGCCTTCCGCCGCCGCACCGACCGCCTGCCTCGCAACCTGGAGGTGCGGCTGTGA
- a CDS encoding baseplate J/gp47 family protein, which produces MSRPPRFRTAYSTTGEPLAGRTVLDYLPDEFADLLDEQRTLASHELGFPPSTAQGDFAGTLMELAALLGHTLGAYQDRYANDAFLGTALTAKALVRHGRRLGYEPGPGLAATGYVLLTLKDGVSGTVLRGLAMGSAAVGEKKAQDYETTEDLAVSAAWSELLPYDALAVLPLSGKSTFEVEGTGLGIEQGDFVVIERGTTLSAHEVSAPPVEERGRTRLTVKQPLTGNDSSFPGAIVWAKPAHDLHLFGWDTPASSFTETELRGGALPTSPASYPAHGYTVTPANGSSEANDLYLSEELKKSVLGTPGVRVTSSGPSALRITSEVSRNVTFSKVRHVVVQIPKDPTKPSGDQVTVLDEKPTVSVARTVTTLQATVGGTALTRSGQDIRTSRWLVGFGVKTALVATGPNPAAITQPGATPVRLDRLVADLEPGRLVALGERTGGARYEIVRLTSVGTWADGNSAVRTQLTWEPVEPPVAGAPWTSGALRILGNVARISHGKTASEMLGGSDGSTPFLRFALKQKPLTYLPSLNGAEPELEIRVADVLWHRVVDFVASSPEDRCYLVQRDETGTVSVVFGDGIQGAIPSSGRNHIVATYRIGIGPDGDADAFAVSRLKKAHPLVERLANPLAVKGGVAPAEPEEVRTQATGYIRTFDRAVSVEDHKQLALQFPGVVKASAEWTKLAGGAEGIRVVVADAKGTAATATQVKDFLQARRDTTVLLDVMGPELVGLKLKLTVESDPAYLRESVERAVRDALCGTSKEAPGLFAFEARDLGQPAFLSELYERIERAPGVTFVQLHLFDTLEEVGKGQPPRVADTVIAWPNQMLVLAPQDIEILSPEAP; this is translated from the coding sequence GTGAGCCGCCCACCGCGCTTCCGCACCGCGTACTCCACCACGGGCGAGCCGCTCGCGGGCCGGACCGTGCTCGACTACCTGCCGGACGAGTTCGCGGACCTCCTCGACGAGCAGCGCACGCTGGCCTCGCACGAGCTGGGCTTCCCGCCCTCCACCGCGCAGGGTGACTTCGCCGGCACGCTGATGGAGCTCGCGGCGCTCCTCGGCCACACGCTGGGCGCCTACCAGGACCGGTACGCGAACGACGCCTTCCTGGGCACGGCGCTCACGGCGAAGGCGCTGGTGCGCCACGGGCGCCGCCTGGGCTACGAACCTGGACCGGGCCTGGCGGCCACCGGGTACGTGTTGCTGACCCTCAAGGACGGCGTGTCCGGCACGGTGCTCCGGGGCCTCGCGATGGGCTCGGCGGCCGTGGGCGAGAAGAAGGCGCAGGACTACGAGACGACCGAGGACCTGGCCGTCAGCGCGGCGTGGAGCGAGCTCCTTCCCTACGACGCGCTCGCGGTCCTGCCGCTCTCCGGCAAGTCGACGTTCGAGGTGGAGGGGACGGGGCTCGGCATTGAGCAGGGTGACTTCGTGGTCATCGAGCGGGGGACCACGCTCTCCGCCCACGAGGTGAGCGCGCCGCCCGTGGAGGAGAGGGGACGCACGCGGCTCACGGTGAAGCAGCCCCTCACCGGCAACGACAGCAGCTTCCCGGGCGCCATCGTCTGGGCGAAGCCCGCGCACGACCTCCATCTCTTCGGCTGGGACACACCGGCCTCGTCGTTCACGGAGACGGAGCTGCGGGGCGGGGCCCTGCCCACCAGCCCCGCGTCGTATCCAGCCCATGGCTACACCGTGACGCCCGCGAACGGCTCGAGCGAGGCGAACGACCTCTATCTCTCAGAGGAGCTCAAGAAGTCGGTCCTCGGCACGCCCGGAGTCCGCGTCACCAGCTCGGGGCCCTCGGCGCTCAGGATCACGTCGGAGGTGTCGAGGAACGTCACGTTCTCCAAGGTCCGCCACGTGGTCGTCCAGATCCCGAAGGACCCCACGAAGCCGAGCGGGGACCAGGTCACCGTGCTCGATGAGAAGCCCACCGTGAGCGTGGCGAGGACCGTGACCACCCTCCAGGCGACGGTGGGTGGCACGGCCCTGACAAGAAGTGGGCAGGACATCCGGACCAGCCGGTGGCTCGTCGGCTTCGGCGTGAAGACCGCCCTGGTCGCGACCGGGCCCAATCCGGCGGCCATCACCCAGCCTGGCGCCACGCCCGTCCGGCTCGACCGTCTGGTCGCGGACCTGGAGCCGGGACGGCTCGTCGCGCTGGGAGAGCGCACGGGCGGAGCGCGCTACGAGATCGTGCGCCTCACGTCAGTGGGGACGTGGGCGGATGGAAACAGCGCCGTCCGGACGCAGCTCACCTGGGAGCCCGTGGAGCCGCCCGTGGCGGGTGCTCCCTGGACGTCCGGGGCGCTTCGCATCCTGGGCAACGTCGCGCGCATCTCGCACGGGAAGACGGCGTCGGAGATGCTGGGCGGCTCGGATGGGAGCACGCCCTTCCTGCGCTTCGCGCTCAAGCAGAAGCCGCTCACTTACCTGCCCTCGCTGAACGGCGCGGAGCCCGAGCTGGAGATCCGCGTGGCGGATGTCCTGTGGCACCGCGTCGTGGACTTCGTGGCGTCGTCGCCCGAGGACCGGTGCTACCTCGTCCAGCGCGACGAGACCGGCACGGTCAGCGTGGTGTTCGGGGACGGCATCCAGGGCGCCATTCCTTCCTCCGGGAGGAACCACATCGTGGCGACGTACCGCATCGGCATCGGCCCGGATGGCGACGCGGACGCCTTCGCCGTGAGCCGGCTGAAGAAGGCGCATCCCCTGGTGGAGCGGCTGGCGAACCCCCTCGCGGTGAAGGGCGGCGTGGCCCCGGCCGAGCCTGAAGAGGTGCGCACGCAGGCGACGGGCTACATCCGGACGTTCGACCGCGCCGTCTCCGTGGAGGACCACAAGCAGCTCGCGTTGCAGTTCCCGGGCGTCGTGAAGGCGAGCGCGGAGTGGACGAAGCTCGCGGGCGGCGCGGAGGGCATCCGCGTGGTGGTCGCCGACGCGAAGGGCACGGCGGCGACCGCGACCCAGGTGAAGGACTTCCTCCAGGCCCGCCGTGACACCACGGTGCTGCTGGACGTGATGGGCCCGGAGCTCGTCGGGCTCAAGCTCAAGCTGACCGTGGAGAGCGACCCGGCGTACCTGCGCGAGAGTGTCGAGCGCGCGGTGCGTGACGCGCTCTGCGGCACGTCGAAGGAAGCGCCGGGCCTGTTCGCCTTCGAGGCCCGCGACCTGGGACAGCCCGCGTTCCTCAGCGAGCTCTACGAGCGCATCGAGCGCGCACCCGGCGTGACCTTCGTCCAGCTGCACCTGTTCGACACGCTCGAAGAGGTCGGCAAGGGCCAGCCCCCGCGGGTGGCCGACACCGTCATCGCGTGGCCGAACCAGATGCTGGTGCTCGCGCCCCAGGACATCGAAATCCTCTCTCCGGAGGCCCCATGA
- a CDS encoding ATP-binding protein, with the protein MRDSASPPGSALALARELVLLGAEAAVRERETTTFDAAAGFAHAPERFRELGERMRACLLRQDPMTARLRGRLGLSEEGTWLVVLAAAVEAHPECAAAASILAEDERVQLVTPAAFARLLVSSQGIPFERALAEAIEGGAAERMGLVERIEAAVQKPLAQVPVRLAPAEARRHLLADVPDVEPTQLAITREPPSQRLGLRRALVEGARAILDEEGVLCLRAGTARTSRQLGLDLASVAGETAFLVGGADEPPDAAEVMRLRGGLPVVDLHAACQSRPFPEPWIRMVSRHLPAVVLLVPHNAYTGAWPTVDLPELDLDARRRVFEAEFGEGPVAAALALRFRSSLDEVRAASRAATTKLRLAGGASNGVDAIAAELLAQGARKMGRLVTHIPSRAVFDDLVVPPHLRDTLVDIVGFYRAAPRVRAEMGLSGASPLGRGLSCLFSGSPGTGKTFAAQCLASALGLNLYRIDLSQVVSKYIGETEKALSRVFEEAEAGHGILLFDEADALFGKRSEVKDAHDRYANVEVAYLLQRMESFEGISILTTNLRSNMDTAFLRRLRFVLEFPMPDASMRTSLWQRSLPPAARWAPGLDLRPFVERFSLAGGSIYNIGVAAAHLAAAEPDGLVRIDHLVRATYRELEKVGLGRSREDFGPLAVHLPGHAQELNGKPVVWARGRA; encoded by the coding sequence ATGAGGGACTCCGCGTCTCCTCCCGGGTCCGCGCTCGCGCTCGCGCGTGAGCTGGTGCTGCTCGGCGCGGAGGCCGCCGTGCGCGAGCGGGAGACCACCACGTTCGACGCGGCGGCGGGGTTCGCGCATGCGCCCGAGCGGTTCCGGGAGCTTGGCGAGCGGATGCGCGCGTGTCTGCTGCGGCAGGACCCCATGACGGCCCGCCTGCGTGGCCGGCTGGGGCTCTCCGAGGAGGGCACCTGGCTCGTCGTCCTCGCCGCCGCCGTCGAGGCCCACCCGGAATGCGCCGCGGCGGCGAGCATCCTCGCCGAGGACGAGCGCGTCCAACTGGTGACGCCGGCCGCGTTCGCCAGGCTCCTCGTGTCCTCGCAGGGCATCCCCTTCGAGCGCGCCCTGGCCGAGGCCATTGAAGGCGGCGCGGCGGAGCGCATGGGCCTGGTGGAGCGCATCGAGGCGGCCGTCCAGAAGCCGCTCGCGCAGGTGCCCGTGCGCCTTGCCCCCGCCGAGGCCCGGCGTCATCTGCTCGCGGACGTGCCCGACGTGGAGCCCACTCAGCTCGCCATCACGCGCGAGCCTCCCTCCCAGCGGTTGGGGCTGCGCAGGGCACTGGTCGAGGGTGCCCGCGCCATCCTCGATGAGGAGGGCGTCCTCTGCCTTCGCGCCGGGACGGCGCGCACGTCGCGCCAGCTGGGGCTCGACCTTGCCTCCGTGGCCGGTGAGACGGCCTTCCTCGTCGGGGGCGCGGACGAGCCGCCCGACGCGGCCGAGGTCATGCGCCTGCGCGGCGGCCTCCCGGTGGTGGACCTCCACGCCGCCTGCCAGTCGCGCCCCTTCCCCGAGCCGTGGATCCGGATGGTCTCACGGCACCTGCCTGCGGTGGTGCTCCTGGTGCCACACAACGCGTACACCGGCGCCTGGCCCACGGTGGATCTGCCGGAGCTGGACCTCGATGCGCGCCGCCGCGTGTTCGAGGCCGAGTTCGGCGAAGGACCCGTGGCCGCGGCGCTGGCCCTCCGCTTCCGCTCGAGCCTCGACGAGGTGCGTGCGGCCTCGCGCGCCGCCACCACGAAGCTGCGCCTCGCGGGCGGTGCATCCAATGGAGTCGACGCCATCGCGGCGGAGCTGTTGGCCCAGGGCGCGCGGAAGATGGGCCGGCTCGTCACGCACATCCCTTCGCGCGCGGTGTTCGACGACCTCGTCGTGCCGCCGCACCTGCGCGACACGCTCGTCGACATCGTGGGCTTCTACCGGGCGGCGCCCCGGGTGCGCGCGGAGATGGGTCTCTCGGGGGCGTCGCCGCTGGGCCGAGGCCTCTCGTGCCTGTTCTCGGGCAGCCCCGGCACGGGCAAGACGTTCGCCGCGCAGTGCCTCGCGAGTGCGCTCGGCCTCAACCTCTACCGCATCGACCTGAGCCAGGTCGTCTCCAAGTACATCGGCGAGACGGAGAAGGCGCTGTCGCGCGTGTTCGAGGAGGCCGAGGCCGGCCACGGCATCCTCCTCTTCGACGAGGCCGACGCGCTCTTCGGCAAGCGCAGCGAGGTGAAGGACGCGCACGACCGGTACGCCAACGTGGAGGTCGCGTACCTGCTCCAGCGCATGGAGTCCTTCGAGGGCATCAGCATCCTGACGACCAACCTGCGCAGCAACATGGACACCGCGTTCCTGCGCCGCCTCCGGTTCGTGCTGGAGTTCCCCATGCCGGATGCGTCCATGCGGACGTCGCTGTGGCAGCGCTCGCTTCCACCCGCCGCGCGCTGGGCACCCGGGCTGGACCTGCGCCCCTTCGTGGAGCGCTTCAGCCTGGCGGGCGGGAGCATCTACAACATCGGCGTGGCGGCGGCGCACCTCGCCGCGGCGGAGCCCGACGGCCTCGTGCGGATCGACCACCTGGTCCGCGCCACGTACCGGGAGCTGGAGAAGGTCGGGCTCGGGCGCTCGCGCGAGGACTTCGGACCGCTCGCCGTCCACCTGCCGGGCCACGCGCAGGAGCTGAACGGCAAGCCCGTCGTGTGGGCGAGGGGGCGCGCATGA
- a CDS encoding phage late control D family protein, with protein sequence MPDPRLLVSIDGEPIEASVLGLLTRIEVRESDADPTFLALRFNATQSPEGEFSPLDDGLFEPSAKVSVQIEPPGGNSVRLFEGFVTHVRPHFESVESNSYVEVLAMDAAVLLAAEERVEAYPDVTDTEAAEKVFSRYQLAFSGETTGTRHEEKKQLLMQRGTDWELVQRLARRNGFVCYLEPDPQSGAMTAYFRPRALKDTPQPDLTILRDDPNLKWLDLQATMNGPARVKGAAIDPIGKRVVRSDGSPKLDPLGDGLVGDALEKGLKQAGATGSVSLLRDPFPAETAIADEGSAATDRALFAVEARGEVDTPLYRGLLRARRPVLIKGVGRMFAGVYYVRAVRTTVDEGVISQTFVAERNALGLSGREDFGQSAEEVPPQ encoded by the coding sequence ATGCCGGATCCGCGCCTGCTCGTATCCATCGATGGGGAGCCGATCGAAGCCTCGGTGCTCGGTCTGCTCACCCGTATCGAGGTGCGCGAGAGCGACGCGGACCCGACCTTCCTCGCCCTGCGCTTCAACGCCACGCAGTCGCCCGAGGGTGAGTTCTCTCCGCTGGATGACGGCCTCTTCGAGCCGTCCGCGAAGGTGTCGGTGCAGATTGAACCGCCGGGCGGCAACTCCGTGCGGCTCTTCGAGGGCTTCGTCACGCACGTGCGCCCGCACTTCGAGTCCGTCGAGTCCAACAGCTACGTGGAGGTGCTCGCCATGGACGCGGCCGTGCTGCTCGCGGCCGAGGAGCGGGTGGAGGCCTATCCCGACGTCACCGACACCGAGGCCGCGGAGAAGGTCTTCTCCCGCTACCAGCTCGCCTTCTCTGGTGAGACGACCGGCACGCGCCACGAGGAGAAGAAGCAACTCCTCATGCAGCGCGGCACCGACTGGGAGCTGGTCCAGCGGCTCGCGCGGCGCAACGGCTTCGTCTGCTACCTGGAGCCCGACCCCCAGAGCGGCGCCATGACGGCGTACTTTCGGCCGCGCGCCCTCAAGGACACGCCCCAGCCCGACCTGACCATCCTGCGCGATGATCCCAACCTCAAGTGGCTGGACCTCCAGGCCACGATGAACGGACCCGCTCGCGTGAAGGGCGCGGCGATCGACCCCATTGGCAAGCGGGTCGTGCGCTCCGACGGCAGCCCCAAGCTGGATCCGCTGGGCGACGGACTGGTGGGCGACGCGCTGGAGAAGGGCTTGAAGCAGGCGGGGGCGACCGGCTCCGTCTCCCTGCTGCGCGACCCGTTCCCGGCGGAGACGGCCATCGCCGACGAGGGCTCGGCCGCCACCGACCGGGCGCTCTTCGCCGTCGAGGCGAGGGGAGAGGTGGACACGCCCCTGTACCGGGGACTCCTCCGCGCGCGCCGCCCCGTGCTCATCAAGGGCGTGGGGCGGATGTTCGCGGGCGTCTACTACGTGCGCGCGGTCCGGACGACCGTGGACGAAGGGGTGATCAGCCAGACTTTCGTCGCCGAGCGCAACGCGCTGGGCCTTTCCGGAAGAGAAGACTTCGGCCAGAGCGCCGAGGAGGTTCCGCCCCAATGA
- a CDS encoding phage baseplate assembly protein V, whose product MKVEDLLRTFEERFLHRFYGKYEAVVTDNADPLEIGRLRARVPAVLGEDVTTGWALPCAPYGGGKDRGFLFTPEVGDTVWIEFAAGDPSRPIWTGCFWGAPESTGQSDDLGTEQGTEVPTSEDTKAGPMKHILRTKAGHRIFMDDDGEVVVLAHGGDKVELRLTKNGELIIKADKIKLGDGAEQAVILGNDFMQFFNSHTHPTGVGPSGPPAQPMQSSHLSKKTFTE is encoded by the coding sequence ATGAAGGTGGAAGACCTGCTGCGCACGTTCGAGGAGCGGTTTCTTCATCGCTTCTACGGAAAATACGAGGCCGTCGTCACCGACAACGCGGACCCGCTGGAGATTGGCCGCCTGCGCGCGAGGGTGCCCGCCGTCCTGGGCGAGGACGTCACGACGGGTTGGGCCCTGCCGTGCGCGCCCTACGGCGGCGGCAAGGACCGCGGCTTCCTGTTCACGCCCGAGGTCGGGGACACGGTGTGGATCGAGTTCGCGGCGGGCGACCCGAGCCGGCCCATCTGGACCGGCTGCTTCTGGGGCGCCCCGGAGAGCACTGGCCAGAGCGACGACCTGGGCACCGAGCAGGGCACGGAGGTGCCCACCTCCGAGGACACCAAGGCCGGTCCGATGAAGCACATCCTGCGGACCAAGGCGGGCCACCGCATCTTCATGGATGACGACGGAGAGGTCGTCGTGCTCGCCCACGGCGGCGACAAGGTCGAGCTGCGCCTGACCAAGAACGGCGAGCTGATCATCAAGGCCGACAAGATCAAGCTGGGCGACGGGGCGGAGCAGGCCGTCATCCTGGGCAACGACTTCATGCAGTTCTTCAACAGCCACACGCATCCCACCGGCGTCGGGCCGTCCGGGCCTCCGGCGCAGCCGATGCAGTCGAGCCACCTGTCGAAGAAGACCTTCACGGAATAG
- a CDS encoding baseplate J/gp47 family protein, with amino-acid sequence MTSPWLQWSGRHGTSLFQGIDYLELKLLPNEQAPTSATLVVHLQRTWVAPKFSEKSFAISGGLRITDLGFTYVGEDSAQKTVTLALSQVGDASEYMLTLLSTGEGPNGPQVHPFFGSATFDFTLSCEGGDCRPLTEQPPRALQPRPAVDLLTKDFSGFVQMFGDWVRVKNPAWADLSPAALERVLVELLAHHGDLLSYYQDRVANEAFVDTASQRYSLRQHAELLGTRLFDGTAAETLLCFQAQSDGYLPVGIEITTPAGASGAEVVFWLTERSRVLAAHNVLPLAAWPGADDAIIPVGASEVLLWGTVENLAVGQTLAFVQGNHFATTPPDAPVPPARIVTITAFRHERLPGWTASASDAPHTNESEVTVVAFEPPLTTAMRPAWGEPDALRIHGNLGRARFGRSRQDRYVRSEAAFSRDRQSYVLERRPGFSHLLLRALRLSETQVVFESTVSAAGLTGSSVRVEVTIGSEKWQRVEHLHASQSFDRHFVATADEDGSLWLEFGDGKQGRAVEVWSEDALSQAQQHSEQLPGDIVVDYRTGDAVAGNVGAGVLTRFVPGQSAVAGFLGLRGTNVLPGRGGLRAETREAVRLRIPASLRHGPVERAVSLSDYAVAAATVKGVGRATARLLGGPFNAVLVLVDPEGQTGLSEPLRQAVFDRIDALRMTGREHFVSAAEYVPIDVRLGICVEPGTLPYRVRSAVLAALRPGSNEKPGYFHPDRLSFSEGLEVGELLAFVQRIPGVRSVKALRFRKLKVVSANEVESRITLAPTEVVRNDGDDDMPDYGKLKVLVVGLDAGVTEKDFVIEEVAP; translated from the coding sequence GTGACGTCTCCGTGGCTGCAGTGGTCCGGCCGGCACGGGACCTCGCTGTTCCAGGGCATCGACTACCTGGAGCTGAAGCTGCTCCCCAACGAGCAGGCGCCCACGTCCGCGACGCTGGTCGTCCATCTCCAGAGGACCTGGGTCGCCCCCAAGTTCTCGGAGAAGAGCTTCGCCATCTCAGGCGGCCTGCGCATCACCGACCTGGGCTTCACCTACGTGGGCGAGGACAGCGCCCAGAAGACCGTCACGCTCGCGCTCTCCCAGGTCGGTGATGCGTCCGAGTACATGCTGACGCTCCTGTCCACCGGAGAGGGGCCGAATGGCCCGCAGGTCCATCCCTTCTTCGGAAGCGCGACGTTCGACTTCACGCTGAGCTGCGAGGGCGGCGACTGCCGGCCCCTCACGGAGCAGCCCCCCAGGGCGTTGCAGCCGCGTCCCGCGGTGGACCTGCTCACCAAGGACTTCTCCGGCTTCGTGCAGATGTTCGGCGACTGGGTGCGGGTGAAGAACCCGGCGTGGGCGGACCTCTCGCCCGCGGCCCTGGAGCGCGTGCTCGTGGAGTTGCTCGCGCACCACGGCGACCTGCTGAGCTACTACCAGGACCGCGTCGCCAACGAGGCGTTCGTCGACACGGCCAGCCAGCGCTACTCCCTGCGTCAGCACGCGGAGCTCCTCGGGACGCGCCTGTTCGACGGCACCGCGGCCGAGACGCTCCTCTGCTTCCAGGCCCAGAGCGACGGCTACCTGCCCGTAGGCATCGAGATCACCACCCCGGCAGGCGCGAGCGGCGCGGAGGTGGTGTTCTGGCTCACCGAGCGTTCGCGGGTCCTCGCCGCCCACAACGTGCTGCCGCTCGCCGCGTGGCCCGGGGCCGATGACGCCATCATCCCCGTGGGCGCGAGCGAGGTGCTCCTCTGGGGCACGGTCGAGAACCTCGCCGTGGGCCAGACGCTCGCGTTCGTGCAGGGCAACCATTTCGCCACGACGCCTCCGGACGCGCCCGTTCCTCCCGCACGGATCGTGACGATCACCGCCTTCCGCCACGAGCGGCTTCCGGGATGGACGGCCTCCGCGTCGGACGCCCCGCACACGAACGAGTCCGAAGTCACGGTCGTCGCGTTCGAGCCGCCGCTCACCACCGCGATGCGGCCGGCGTGGGGTGAGCCGGACGCGCTGCGGATCCACGGCAACCTGGGGCGTGCCCGGTTCGGCCGGTCCCGGCAGGACCGCTACGTCCGCTCGGAGGCCGCCTTCTCGCGCGACCGCCAGAGCTACGTGCTGGAGCGGCGGCCGGGGTTCTCGCACCTGTTGCTGCGCGCACTGCGGCTTTCGGAGACGCAGGTCGTGTTCGAGTCCACCGTCAGCGCGGCGGGGCTCACGGGCTCCTCGGTCCGGGTGGAGGTAACGATTGGCTCGGAGAAGTGGCAGCGGGTGGAGCACCTGCATGCCTCCCAGTCCTTCGACAGGCACTTCGTCGCGACCGCCGACGAGGACGGCTCGCTGTGGCTCGAGTTCGGTGACGGCAAGCAGGGGCGCGCCGTCGAAGTGTGGTCCGAGGACGCGCTGAGCCAGGCGCAGCAGCACAGCGAGCAGCTCCCCGGCGACATCGTGGTGGACTACCGCACGGGCGACGCGGTCGCGGGCAACGTGGGCGCCGGTGTCCTCACGCGCTTCGTGCCCGGCCAGTCCGCCGTGGCCGGCTTCCTGGGGCTGCGAGGGACGAACGTGCTCCCGGGCAGGGGAGGCCTGCGGGCCGAGACGCGAGAGGCCGTGCGCCTCCGCATCCCGGCGTCGCTCCGGCATGGCCCCGTCGAGCGCGCCGTCTCGCTCTCCGACTACGCCGTGGCCGCCGCCACCGTGAAGGGCGTGGGACGCGCGACCGCCAGGCTCCTGGGCGGGCCCTTCAACGCGGTGCTCGTCCTGGTGGATCCAGAGGGCCAGACCGGCTTGTCCGAGCCGCTCCGGCAGGCGGTGTTCGACCGCATCGATGCGCTGCGGATGACGGGGCGCGAGCACTTCGTGAGCGCCGCGGAGTACGTGCCCATCGACGTGCGCCTCGGCATCTGCGTCGAGCCAGGGACGCTGCCCTACCGCGTGCGCTCCGCGGTCCTCGCGGCGCTGCGGCCCGGCTCCAACGAGAAGCCGGGCTACTTCCACCCGGACCGGCTGAGCTTCAGCGAAGGGCTGGAGGTCGGTGAGTTGCTCGCGTTCGTGCAGCGCATCCCGGGCGTGCGGTCGGTCAAGGCGCTCCGCTTCCGCAAGCTCAAGGTGGTGTCCGCGAATGAGGTCGAGTCACGCATCACGCTCGCGCCGACCGAGGTCGTCCGCAACGACGGCGACGACGACATGCCGGACTACGGCAAGTTGAAGGTCCTCGTGGTCGGGCTCGACGCGGGCGTCACCGAGAAGGACTTCGTCATCGAGGAGGTCGCCCCGTGA